GCGTCGCGTCCATCTGCGCGGCGGCGGGGCGGGGCAGGGCGAAGGGGGTGGCCAGCGCGAGGCCGGCCAGGAGGGCGGCGCGGCGACCGACGGAGAGGGTTTTCATCGGAAGATCACTCAGCGGGAGGGTTGGGGCGTCGTCGCGGGCGGCAGCGTCACGCCGAGGCCCACGCCGAAGCCCGTGCTGCCGGCGGCGTCGGGCGCCACGGGGCCGGTGTTGCTGATCTCGTTCTGGCGGCGCTGGCGATAGGCGCTGCGCAGCGTGGAATAGGGATCGAGCGAGGTGGCATAGAGCGTGTCGAGCGTGTCGAGCACGCCCTCGCGCGCATCGAGCACGGTCATGCCGGCGCGGACCCAGCGCAGCGCCTCGACCACCTCGCCCTGGCCGAACCAGAACCAGGGGCTGGCCACCGCATCCACACCGGCACCCGTCAGGTCACGGAAGTTGGAGGGACCGAGCACGGGGATGAAGAGATAGGGACCTTCGCCGACGCCCCAGGTGGCCAGCGTCTGGCCGAAATCCTCGCCATGGCCGGGGATGCCGAACTGCCAGGCGGCGACATCCACGAGACCGCCGATGCCGAGGGTGGAGTTGATCAGGAAGCGGGCGGCGGTGCGGCCGGCGCGGTCCATCTCGCCCTGCAGGATGTCGTTCATCAGGATGGTGGGGGCGCGCAGATTGCCCAGGGCATTGCGCACGCCCTCGCGCACCGGCGGCGGCACGGCGGCGCGATACACCACGGCGGCCGGGCGCAGCACGACCGCGTCGATCACGTTGTTCACGTCATAGAGGCCGCGGTTCAGCGGCTCCAGCGGGTCATTGTTCGCCTCATATTCGGCGAGCGCCTCCGGATCGGAGGCATCGGGGCGCGTGGCGCAACCCGCAAGCCCGATCACGATCAGGGCGGTAGCCAGGAGAGGGCCGAAGCGCATGGGTTGAACCGGACCTTTCTCGACGGTGCCGAAAGCGGCGACGGCGGCGAATCCCTACGCCGCGGGTGAGATGCACCCTAAGAAGCACAACCTGCCCCATTGGGGCAAGTTGCTGGCGTGTCACGAAAAGTCACCAAGGGGTCAGCAACACCCTTGCGAAAACCCCGGACCGACGCCAAACCCTGGCCCATGGACACCGCCCCGAACAACACGCTCGAACGCTGGCTGACCGGCCCCCGCTTCGGCTCCCTGCCTTCGCCCAGCAGCCTGCCGGCGCCGAAGCTGTCCTTCGAGTTCTTCCCGCCGAAGAACGAGAAGCTGGAGGCGGATCTCTGGACCTGCATCCGCCGGCTCGAGCCCCTCGGCCCGCGCTTCGTCTCCGTCACCTATGGCGCGGGCGGCTCCACGCGTGCCCGCACCCATGACACGGTGGCCCGCCTGGCGCGCGAGACCAGCCTGACGCCCGCCGCCCACCTGACCTGCGTGGGCGCGACGCGCGAGGAGGTGGACGAGGTGGCCCGCGCCTATTGGGAAGCGGGCGTCCGCCACATCGTGGCCCTGCGCGGCGATCCGCCGGCCGGCGCCAGCCAGTACACCCCGCATCCGGGCGGCTACGCCCAGGCCGAGGACCTGGTGCGCGGCCTGCGCCGCATCGCCGATTTCGACATCAGCGTCGGCGCCTACCCCGAGGTGCACCCGGCCGCGCTCTCGGCCGACGCCGACCTTGATTTCTTCAAGCGGAAGATGGATGCCGGCGCCAACCGCGCCATCACGCAGTATTTCTTCGACACGGATGTCTATCTGCGCTTCCTCGACCGCTGCCACGCGGCCGGGATCACCCTGCCCATCGTGCCGGGCATCATGCCGGTCACGAATTTCGCCAGCGTGAAGCGCTTCTCCGCCATGTGCGGCGCCTCGGTCCCAGCCTGGCTGGAAAAGCTCTTCGAGGGGCTGGACGAGGATGAGGGCACGCGCCGCATGGTGGCGGCGACGGTGGCGGCCGAGCAGGTGCGGATCCTCCAGGCCAATGGCGTGGACGAGTTCCACTTCTACACGCTGAACCGGCCGGACCTGACCTACGCCATCGCGCATATCCTGGGCGCGCGGCCGACCGCCGCGGCCTGAGCCGCGGCAATCCCTGGCGGGCTGGCCTCAGAACTTCAGCCCGGCCAGCCAGAAGACGAAGACCAGGAAGGCGAGGCAGGCGAGGCCCGTGCCCCAGTAGGAGAGGGCCGAGGGCTGCTCGGGCTGCTGGCGCTGGCGGCGGATGGCGGCGTAGCTCTGGGACATGATCCAACTCCTGGTCTGGGTGGGTTGTGACCAGGTCGTTGCATCCGCCATGCCAGGGCCGGATCAGCCCCGGGCGGCGGCGATCAGCCCCTTCATGCGCCGGATCGCGGTGGGCAGCCCCTCGAAGACCGAGGTCGAGATCAGGAAATGGCCGATCGAGACCTCGCTGATTTCGGCGATGGCGGCGATGGGCGTGATGGTCTCGTAGCTCAGGCCATGGCCAGCATGGCATTGAAGATCCAGGGTTTTTGCATAGCGCGCCGCCTCAGCGAGCCTGGCCGCCAGCGCCGGCCTGGCCTCGGCCGGGGCATCGGCATAGGTGCCGGTGTGCAGCTCGATCGCCTGGGCGCCCAGCTCCGCCGTCCTTGCAATTTGCAATGCGTCCGGCTCCACAAAAAGCGAGACCTCGATGCCGAGGCCGGCCAGGCGGCGGATCGCCTCGGCCAGGAAGGGACCGGCGCGCAGCACGTCGAGCCCGCCCTCGGTGGTGAGTTCGGCCCGCTTCTCGGGGACGATGCAGACGGCGGGCGGGCGCAGCCGCTCGGCCAGCGCCACCATCTCCTCCGTCGCGGCCATCTCGAAGTTCAGGCGGGTCTCGACCTCGGTCGCCACCCGTTCCAGGTCGCGGTCGCGGATGTGCCGGCGATCCTCGCGCAGATGCATGGTCACGCCATCGGCGCCCGCCGCCATGGCGAGGCGCGCGGCCTCCACCGGGCATGGGAAATGGCCGCCGCGCGCGTTCCGCAGCGTCGCCACATGGTCCACGTTCACGGAGAGGCGCATCAGCGGCGGTTCCTTCGATGATCTGCGAGTTGGGCGGCGAGGCGGATGGCCGCGATGAGGCTTTCGGCGCTGGCCACGCCCTTTCCGGCGATATCCAGCGCCGTGCCGTGATCGGGGCTGGTGCGGATGATGGAGAGGCCGAGCGTGA
This region of Sediminicoccus rosea genomic DNA includes:
- a CDS encoding MlaA family lipoprotein, which produces MRFGPLLATALIVIGLAGCATRPDASDPEALAEYEANNDPLEPLNRGLYDVNNVIDAVVLRPAAVVYRAAVPPPVREGVRNALGNLRAPTILMNDILQGEMDRAGRTAARFLINSTLGIGGLVDVAAWQFGIPGHGEDFGQTLATWGVGEGPYLFIPVLGPSNFRDLTGAGVDAVASPWFWFGQGEVVEALRWVRAGMTVLDAREGVLDTLDTLYATSLDPYSTLRSAYRQRRQNEISNTGPVAPDAAGSTGFGVGLGVTLPPATTPQPSR
- the metF gene encoding methylenetetrahydrofolate reductase [NAD(P)H] codes for the protein MDTAPNNTLERWLTGPRFGSLPSPSSLPAPKLSFEFFPPKNEKLEADLWTCIRRLEPLGPRFVSVTYGAGGSTRARTHDTVARLARETSLTPAAHLTCVGATREEVDEVARAYWEAGVRHIVALRGDPPAGASQYTPHPGGYAQAEDLVRGLRRIADFDISVGAYPEVHPAALSADADLDFFKRKMDAGANRAITQYFFDTDVYLRFLDRCHAAGITLPIVPGIMPVTNFASVKRFSAMCGASVPAWLEKLFEGLDEDEGTRRMVAATVAAEQVRILQANGVDEFHFYTLNRPDLTYAIAHILGARPTAAA
- a CDS encoding pyridoxine 5'-phosphate synthase, with product MRLSVNVDHVATLRNARGGHFPCPVEAARLAMAAGADGVTMHLREDRRHIRDRDLERVATEVETRLNFEMAATEEMVALAERLRPPAVCIVPEKRAELTTEGGLDVLRAGPFLAEAIRRLAGLGIEVSLFVEPDALQIARTAELGAQAIELHTGTYADAPAEARPALAARLAEAARYAKTLDLQCHAGHGLSYETITPIAAIAEISEVSIGHFLISTSVFEGLPTAIRRMKGLIAAARG